The genomic region TCTCGGCTGCTTGGCGCGAGAACTCATTACAGACCTCAGCGGTAAATGCCGCCTCTTTACTGTCATCTTCCGGAAGAATTGTCTGCGGCAGGACGCCGGTCTTCTTCGGATCGTTGGATGATACCGCTGCGCTGAGTCCTTTTCCTTTCAGAGCGAGGGCTGCACGGTGACCGGTTCCGGGAGCGAACTCGATCACGACCCCGAATTTTGCAAGATCGACCCCGTTTTTCACGGCTGCGGTGATCTCGGTCGTGTCGGCGATCCGGCCTGCCCGGCGGTCGATCACGCGTCCTTCTTCATCGACTGTGGCGTAGTTTGCCCGAAATCCAATCATGCCGGGTTCCATTTGGATACCGCATCCTGCCGCCTCGAGGGGTCCTCTGCCGGTATAATAGATATGAGGATCGTAGCCGAGAAGGCTGAGATGGGATGTGTCGGAACCCCCACGGATCCCAGGAGCGATCGGATCCATGATCCCGCAGATACCTTCTGCGGCAAGTCGGTCAAGGTTCGGGAGAGAAGCGGCTTCGAGCGGGGTTTTATTTCCCAGGATCTTGCACGGTCTGTCCCCCACACCATCAATAATGAGGAGAAGAATTTTTGATGCTGTCATTATCAGAATTATTTGATTGAATACCTCTTAGTGTATTCTGTTCGGGAGGTCACACAAAAGCAAGCGTATATGCAAAACATCTGCGCGTCGTGGAAAGAGTCCTCGAAAAAAATCTGCCATATTCCTGCTGCTTTGCGTATCTTTGACGCGGAGCTCCAGCTCGAAATTCTGACATGATAAAAAGAGAATGATCGTTCAGTACAGGACGCGGTATTCGGTGACCATATTAGAGCCGTACATTTTCGTATTCATCAGCTCAAGTTTTATCATGTCGTTTTCCGAGTTGATCTGCATCCCGCCGACCAAAGACGGCGTATCGCTTCCGCCGACGATGAACGGCATGTGGATCAGTCTGATCTCATCAACGAGATCATGGTGAAGCATATGCCAGTTGAGGGTCGGCCCTCCCTCGATGATGAGTTTTTTGATCTGGTATTTGGTGTATAGGATATCCATCAGCTTTGGAAAATCCACCCGGTCTTCCCCGCAGACGACAACATCGACCCCTTTTGCGGTGAATGCATCGACACGTTCTTTGGGCGCCGCTTTCGAAACGGCGAGGATCGTCCGGGCATTCGTCGTGTTGAAGACGTTCGCGTCGAGCGGCAGATCGGCAAGGCTGTTTGGGATAACACGGAGTGGGTTCTCTCCCTCGACCATTCTGACGGTCAGAAAGGAGTTGTCGATGCGTATGGTAGATGAACCAACCATGATAGCGTCATACTCGGCACGCGTCTCGTGGAGAAGGATCTCAGCTTCATGGGACATATGTTTCATCAGTATTTTACTGGAAACACCTTTGCCAAGAGTGAGTTTCCCGTCAACTGTGATCTCTGAAATCATCAGCACGTGTGGTTTATGTAATGTATCCATGGAGTTTCCTTCTGATTCATATAGCTTGACGATGTATAGATATTTAGCACACACCGATAAATGATTTTACCTCTATATCCATGAATATCACATCACTCAGGTATAAACTCACGGGATGGCTCGACCCGGTTGTCAGACTTTTTGTGAAGACAGGAATGACTCCCAACCAGATCACGCTTCTCTCGCTTTTCTTCGGGATAGGGGCAGCTGTCTGTTACTTCTGTCAGTCGTTTATCGTGGGGAGCATTCTTCTGCTGATCTCAGGTATTCTGGATCTGACAGACGGCTCAGTCGCACGGATAACCGGGAAGAAGAGCGATTTTGGGGCTATCAGTGACTGGATCGTTGATAAATATGTTGATGGGATCGTGCTTCTCGCAATCGGACTTTCAGGGATCCCCATCATTTCTCAGTTCACGGGTTTTGCGCCGACAGCAGATATGCTGATCGCCGGACTCGCTGTTATCGGGTCGATCATGAACACGTTCGTGAAACCGGTGACCTATGCGGAAATCGGCTATACCTGCAAAGAGGATGGAAAAATCTCGGATCCGCTGGAGGGGATCGGGTTCTTCGGCAGACCCGAGACGATGATCTCTCTGGTATTTTTCGGTATTATCGGACAGATCTGGATCGCCGTGATCCTTGTTGCCGTTTGCACGAATCTTTCAGCATTCCAGAGATTATGGTATCTCTGGAGAAAACACGGCGAGTATAAAAAAGACTGAAATATCAAACTCCTTTTTTACGCATGGATGAATCTTCGGGCCATGCAAAATACCTTATGAAATTAAAAAAAAAGTTGCCGGATCAGAAGTCTGTTTCCGTATCCAGTCTTGCCCCGTGCCGCCGTATCTCCGGCATAGGTATTTCGGCGCGGATATCGACCGTCTCTTCCACCTTCAGTTCTTCACGGAGACGGAGAAGTTCTGCAAGGACCTCGTCAACACCTTCACCGGAAACGGTGGACATGTTGAAGAATCCTTCAACGGTCTTTACATCTGATTTGTTTACGACAGAGATCATCGGAACTGAAATGATCGATTCGATCTCCTCGCGGAGTTTCAATTGTGCCTCGTACGAGTATCCGCAGCTCTCACTTGCATCGATGATGAACAGGACCAGATCGGCCACGTAGACCAGAGCATTGAGCGCCTGCTTTTCGATGACGTTTCTCTCCTCATCGGCACGGTCAAGAAGACCGGGGGTGTCGATGAACTGGATCTTGCGTCTTCGTTCGGCATTTCTGTGACCGACGATAACGCCTTTGGTCGTAAACGGATAGGAGGCGACCTCGGGTTCACCGCTGGAGACCAGACGGATGAAGGAGGATTTGCCCACGTTGGGGTATCCGGCGACCACGATCGTAAATTCATCGGTGCTGATCACGGGCAGTTTTCGAAGAACGTTTCTGACATCGTTGAGATACCGAAGAGAGTCATCCGCACGGTGAACGATCGAGGCGATTCGTGCGACGGCACGTCTTCTTTCGACCTGCGTGTCGGTCCAGCGCATTCCCTTGGTGATGCTGTTTCCCACATCACGCACATTCTTTGCTGCCCAGCCCACCATGCCCAGATTTATCTTTAAGGCATCCATCCCAAATAAGATATCACAAAGATCCCGGTAAAAGGGCGGGAGCTCTTCAAACTCGGGGAAACTCTGGATAATTACCACCAGTTTGTCATGCGTCGCCTGGGTGATCGCCCGGACGAAATCCTCATTTGCATGACGTTTACTTGTTTTTTCCCGCATCTTCTTGGAGGCACGGCGGAAACTGCGGTCAAGCAGCTCGTCTGCTGTTGGAACTGTCGGGATTTTATCGAAGTACATTTTTCATCCAATCCATTTGGTTTATTACTATAGCAATCAGAAAGAATCAGTAAGTATGGATTTATCACTAATTCAAAAAGATATCCTTATTACTCTTATCTCGCTTTATCATCAATATTCGCATCCAATCAAGAGTGAGGTCATTGCCGATATCATCCGAAGAAACCCCGGAACGGTCAGAAATCAGATGCTCGCACTGAAAGTACTTGGATTAGTTGACGGCATTCCGGGTCCGAAAGGCGGATATCAGCCCACAGCGCGCGCATATTCTGAACTGAACGTATCTTCGGATTACTCTGAGAGTGAAGTAATGATCCAGAAAAACGGTGAGAAGGTTGAGGGGGTGCGCGTGAATGAGATCGCCTTTACTACACTCACGCATGCGGATCTTTGTCATGCCCTCATTAAAATCATCGGCAATGTGCGGGCGTTTGATGTCGGCGACAAGATCACTATCGGACCGACCCCGGTAAACAAATTGCTGATCAAAGGTGAGGTGTTTGGAAAGGATGAGATCAACAGTGCCCTTCTGGTCTCGACCTCGGAGATGACCTCTCTGCCGAAAAAACAGATCCGGGAGTATATGAGTACACCGCTGATCTCGCTTGAGCCGGATATGACTCTTGCGTATGTGATGAAGACCTTTCTCCAGAGACGGATCCACGGTGCGCCGGTTGTCGAGAACGGAACGCTTCTTGGGATCTTGACTCAAACCGATATTGTTTCGGCACTGGATCGTGAGCTTCCCACAACGACCCTCATTTCTGAAGTGATGGTTACAAACGTGATAACGATGCCGATGGATATGCGGCTGTACG from Methanocorpusculum sp. harbors:
- a CDS encoding GTPase, translating into MYFDKIPTVPTADELLDRSFRRASKKMREKTSKRHANEDFVRAITQATHDKLVVIIQSFPEFEELPPFYRDLCDILFGMDALKINLGMVGWAAKNVRDVGNSITKGMRWTDTQVERRRAVARIASIVHRADDSLRYLNDVRNVLRKLPVISTDEFTIVVAGYPNVGKSSFIRLVSSGEPEVASYPFTTKGVIVGHRNAERRRKIQFIDTPGLLDRADEERNVIEKQALNALVYVADLVLFIIDASESCGYSYEAQLKLREEIESIISVPMISVVNKSDVKTVEGFFNMSTVSGEGVDEVLAELLRLREELKVEETVDIRAEIPMPEIRRHGARLDTETDF
- a CDS encoding dihydrofolate reductase family protein, encoding MDTLHKPHVLMISEITVDGKLTLGKGVSSKILMKHMSHEAEILLHETRAEYDAIMVGSSTIRIDNSFLTVRMVEGENPLRVIPNSLADLPLDANVFNTTNARTILAVSKAAPKERVDAFTAKGVDVVVCGEDRVDFPKLMDILYTKYQIKKLIIEGGPTLNWHMLHHDLVDEIRLIHMPFIVGGSDTPSLVGGMQINSENDMIKLELMNTKMYGSNMVTEYRVLY
- a CDS encoding CDP-alcohol phosphatidyltransferase family protein — its product is MNITSLRYKLTGWLDPVVRLFVKTGMTPNQITLLSLFFGIGAAVCYFCQSFIVGSILLLISGILDLTDGSVARITGKKSDFGAISDWIVDKYVDGIVLLAIGLSGIPIISQFTGFAPTADMLIAGLAVIGSIMNTFVKPVTYAEIGYTCKEDGKISDPLEGIGFFGRPETMISLVFFGIIGQIWIAVILVAVCTNLSAFQRLWYLWRKHGEYKKD
- a CDS encoding CBS domain-containing protein, with product MDLSLIQKDILITLISLYHQYSHPIKSEVIADIIRRNPGTVRNQMLALKVLGLVDGIPGPKGGYQPTARAYSELNVSSDYSESEVMIQKNGEKVEGVRVNEIAFTTLTHADLCHALIKIIGNVRAFDVGDKITIGPTPVNKLLIKGEVFGKDEINSALLVSTSEMTSLPKKQIREYMSTPLISLEPDMTLAYVMKTFLQRRIHGAPVVENGTLLGILTQTDIVSALDRELPTTTLISEVMVTNVITMPMDMRLYEVIKQFKEQDVGRVIVTEDGKPVGILTHSDIIRVFPSL
- a CDS encoding 2,3-bisphosphoglycerate-independent phosphoglycerate mutase encodes the protein MTASKILLLIIDGVGDRPCKILGNKTPLEAASLPNLDRLAAEGICGIMDPIAPGIRGGSDTSHLSLLGYDPHIYYTGRGPLEAAGCGIQMEPGMIGFRANYATVDEEGRVIDRRAGRIADTTEITAAVKNGVDLAKFGVVIEFAPGTGHRAALALKGKGLSAAVSSNDPKKTGVLPQTILPEDDSKEAAFTAEVCNEFSRQAAEILNNHPVNLERKARGEYPANVVLIRGAGEMGVYETFEEKHELSGSVVAAAALIAGIGSSVGLERIPVLPTTPLAEQVKLVCSELERKDFVLFNLKAADEYGHDGKAVEKMKYLEEADAALLPFFDIPDLMIAVCGDHSTPCTIKDHSADPVPLILHGDGTRIDTVTRYDEISCAAGGLCRISGGSLMPILLDLIDKTHKYGA